The proteins below come from a single Staphylococcus sp. MI 10-1553 genomic window:
- a CDS encoding ATP-binding protein has translation MSLRYEMKSTIITTNIPFSSWGII, from the coding sequence ATGTCACTCAGATATGAAATGAAATCCACAATCATAACGACGAATATCCCCTTTTCTAGTTGGGGGATCATTTAG